A window from Citrus sinensis cultivar Valencia sweet orange chromosome 3, DVS_A1.0, whole genome shotgun sequence encodes these proteins:
- the LOC102620563 gene encoding uncharacterized protein LOC102620563 isoform X2 gives MAEEEVLAPASAAAADLKRKLDDLEPDEALEHAEGMRDDEAKNSDEVEKNVDGFAEAHGSEVKRPRLDDEKTEKPDGPVNVNGLKEEKPDEVVDAEQLTEDTTKEEELESAEVKTEQHSSVEEQASVDNQQISVKEETKEVLFSTEEAFIDVKEETKEVTVKEEETVKEEESVEPSNVVPQQVVDNSKSDDPSSTDDSTMSRKIEVPNNKVGVLIGKAGDTIRYLQYNSGAKIQITRDADADPHAATRPVEIIGTLSNIDKAEKLINAVIAEADAGGSPSLVARGLATAQASGAAEQVEIKVPNEKVGLIIGRGGETIKGLQTRSGARIQLIPQHLPEGDGSKERIVRVTGDMRQIEIAQEMIKEVLSQTVRPSTLSGGFNQQAYRPRVPTGPPQWGPRGSHPSQPMAYDYPQRGPYPSQNPHYPHLPYGNYPPQQMAPRSNYGGPPNMQGAAGGYDYYGGQGGHVSDRPVSVSHSTSIPGHPSVPAQAPAGGPPPSQANYNYGQPHTSEYGHQQPYAHAAPQQGYGHGYDDNHAPVQHPYGGHSNSQPVYSQGGLQSGYHQHQYGKPPYGMPAQGTQPQSYGPPRPGQPGDIPPYQSQVPSAQSYGPNVPHQQQYPYATSGPTQQTYPSYGSAPAPDSYNQPPASAPGYPQQAGQAVPNYPQPGGQQAPSYGQVAPTAGYGQYTNTQQAYPEQPATSNAGYGYQGTQDPSYGSSAPGSAYAAPTGQPGYAQPAATQPSYDQSASQSTAYGVAQGTAAAGYGKTVSPQPGYPQYDSTQMYAAPR, from the exons ATGGCGGAGGAAGAGGTGTTGGCTCCGGCGTCTGCTGCTGCGGCGGATCTTAAAAGGAAGCTCGACGATTTGGAGCCCGACGAGGCCTTAGAACACGCAGAGGGAATGCGTGATGACGAGGCCAAGAACAGCGATGAAGTGGAAAAGAACGTTGATGGATTTGCGGAGGCTCATGGATCAGAGGTTAAGCGACCTAGACTTGATGATGAGAAAACTGAAAAGCCTGATGGTCCAG TTAATGTGAATGGATTAAAAGAAGAGAAACCAGATGAAGTAGTGGATGCTGAACAGCTGACTGAGGATACTACTaaagaagaagagctagaaagtGCGGAAGTGAAAACTGAACAACATTCTTCAGTGGAAGAACAGGCTTCGGTTGACAATCAGCAAATCTCTGTTAAAGAGGAGACAAAAGAAGTCTTATTCAGTACTGAAGAGGCCTTTATTGATGTTAAAGAGGAAACCAAAGAAGTCACTGTTAAGGAGGAAGAAACagttaaagaagaagaatcagTTGAACCCTCTAATGTGGTTCCTCAACAAGTGGTTGACAATTCTAAGTCAGATGATCCGTCTTCAACTGATGATTCGACCATGAGCCGCAAAATTGAGGTCCCTAACAATAAG GTTGGGGTTCTTATTGGCAAGGCTGGGGATACCATACGGTACTTGCAGTACAATTCGGGggcaaaaattcaaattactaGAGATGCTGATGCGGATCCCCACGCTGCAACCAGACCAGTAGAAATAATAGGAACTTTAAGTAATATAGACAAGGCTGAGAAACTTATAAATGCTGTGATAGCAGAG GCTGATGCAGGGGGCTCTCCGTCACTTGTAGCTAGGGGCTTAGCTACTGCACAGGCTTCTGGGGCTGCAGAACAAGTTGAGATTAAAGTTCCAAATGAAAAG GTTGGTTTAATAATTGGTAGAGGTGGGGAGACAATCAAAGGTCTGCAGACCAGATCAGGGGCACGCATTCAG TTGATACCTCAACATCTTCCCGAAGGAGATGGTTCCAAAGAGAGGATAGTGCGAGTTACTGGTGATATGAGGCAAATTGAGATTGCTCAAGAAATGATAAAGGAGGTTTTGAGTCAG ACTGTGAGGCCGTCAACTCTCTCTGGTGGGTTTAACCAGCAGGCTTATCGACCTCGTGTGCCTACGGGTCCTCCTCAATGGGGTCCACGGGGTTCTCACCCTTCTCAACCTATGGCATATGACTATCCACAGCGAGGACCTTATCCATCTCAAAATCCCCATTATCCACACCTGCCATATGGTAATTATCCTCCACAACAAATGGCTCCAAGAAGTAATTACGGTGGTCCTCCCAATATGCAGGGTGCTGCCGGTGGTTATGATTACTATGGTGGGCAAGGAGGTCATGTATCTGATCGACCGGTCTCTGTCTCACATTCAACTTCCATTCCTGGGCATCCTTCAGTCCCTGCACAAGCCCCTGCTGGGGGTCCACCTCCCTCCCAGGCAAATTATAACTACGGACAGCCACATACTTCAGAGTATGGGCATCAACAACCTTATGCCCACGCAGCTCCTCAGCAGGGCTATGGACATGGATATGATGACAATCATGCTCCGGTACAGCATCCCTATGGAGGGCACAGCAATTCTCAGCCTGTTTACTCGCAGGGTGGGTTGCAATCTGGTTATCATCAACATCAGTATGGGAAACCACCATATGGGATGCCAGCACAAGGAACACAGCCCCAATCTTATGGTCCCCCTAGGCCTGGTCAACCAGGGGACATACCACCTTACCAAAGCCAAGTTCCATCAGCTCAATCATATGGCCCTAATGTACCACATCAACAGCAATACCCTTATGCAACAAGTGGACCCACGCAGCAAACATATCCTTCATATGGGTCAGCACCGGCTCCTGACAGCTATAATCAGCCTCCAGCATCTGCTCCGGGGTATCCTCAACAAGCTGGTCAGGCAGTTCCTAATTATCCTCAGCCTGGTGGTCAACAGGCCCCTAGTTATGGGCAGGTAGCGCCTACTGCCGGGTATGGACAGTACACAAATACTCAGCAAGCTTATCCCGAACAGCCTGCAACTAGTAATGCAGGTTATGGATATCAAGGGACACAAGATCCTAGTTATGGAAGTAGTGCTCCTGGGTCAGCATATGCTGCACCAACTGGGCAGCCAGGTTATGCTCAACCTGCAGCAACTCAACCAAGCTATGATCAGTCTGCATCGCAGTCAACTGCATATGGAGTAGCTCAAGGAACTGCAGCAGCTGGTTATGGGAAAACTGTCTCACCTCAGCCTGGTTATCCTCAATATGATTCAACCCAGATGTATGCTGCACCTCGttga
- the LOC102620563 gene encoding uncharacterized protein LOC102620563 isoform X1 → MAEEEVLAPASAAAADLKRKLDDLEPDEALEHAEGMRDDEAKNSDEVEKNVDGFAEAHGSEVKRPRLDDEKTEKPDGPVNVNGLKEEKPDEVVDAEQLTEDTTKEEELESAEVKTEQHSSVEEQASVDNQQISVKEETKEVLFSTEEAFIDVKEETKEVTVKEEETVKEEESVEPSNVVPQQVVDNSKSDDPSSTDDSTMSRKIEVPNNKVGVLIGKAGDTIRYLQYNSGAKIQITRDADADPHAATRPVEIIGTLSNIDKAEKLINAVIAEADAGGSPSLVARGLATAQASGAAEQVEIKVPNEKVGLIIGRGGETIKGLQTRSGARIQVLIPQHLPEGDGSKERIVRVTGDMRQIEIAQEMIKEVLSQTVRPSTLSGGFNQQAYRPRVPTGPPQWGPRGSHPSQPMAYDYPQRGPYPSQNPHYPHLPYGNYPPQQMAPRSNYGGPPNMQGAAGGYDYYGGQGGHVSDRPVSVSHSTSIPGHPSVPAQAPAGGPPPSQANYNYGQPHTSEYGHQQPYAHAAPQQGYGHGYDDNHAPVQHPYGGHSNSQPVYSQGGLQSGYHQHQYGKPPYGMPAQGTQPQSYGPPRPGQPGDIPPYQSQVPSAQSYGPNVPHQQQYPYATSGPTQQTYPSYGSAPAPDSYNQPPASAPGYPQQAGQAVPNYPQPGGQQAPSYGQVAPTAGYGQYTNTQQAYPEQPATSNAGYGYQGTQDPSYGSSAPGSAYAAPTGQPGYAQPAATQPSYDQSASQSTAYGVAQGTAAAGYGKTVSPQPGYPQYDSTQMYAAPR, encoded by the exons ATGGCGGAGGAAGAGGTGTTGGCTCCGGCGTCTGCTGCTGCGGCGGATCTTAAAAGGAAGCTCGACGATTTGGAGCCCGACGAGGCCTTAGAACACGCAGAGGGAATGCGTGATGACGAGGCCAAGAACAGCGATGAAGTGGAAAAGAACGTTGATGGATTTGCGGAGGCTCATGGATCAGAGGTTAAGCGACCTAGACTTGATGATGAGAAAACTGAAAAGCCTGATGGTCCAG TTAATGTGAATGGATTAAAAGAAGAGAAACCAGATGAAGTAGTGGATGCTGAACAGCTGACTGAGGATACTACTaaagaagaagagctagaaagtGCGGAAGTGAAAACTGAACAACATTCTTCAGTGGAAGAACAGGCTTCGGTTGACAATCAGCAAATCTCTGTTAAAGAGGAGACAAAAGAAGTCTTATTCAGTACTGAAGAGGCCTTTATTGATGTTAAAGAGGAAACCAAAGAAGTCACTGTTAAGGAGGAAGAAACagttaaagaagaagaatcagTTGAACCCTCTAATGTGGTTCCTCAACAAGTGGTTGACAATTCTAAGTCAGATGATCCGTCTTCAACTGATGATTCGACCATGAGCCGCAAAATTGAGGTCCCTAACAATAAG GTTGGGGTTCTTATTGGCAAGGCTGGGGATACCATACGGTACTTGCAGTACAATTCGGGggcaaaaattcaaattactaGAGATGCTGATGCGGATCCCCACGCTGCAACCAGACCAGTAGAAATAATAGGAACTTTAAGTAATATAGACAAGGCTGAGAAACTTATAAATGCTGTGATAGCAGAG GCTGATGCAGGGGGCTCTCCGTCACTTGTAGCTAGGGGCTTAGCTACTGCACAGGCTTCTGGGGCTGCAGAACAAGTTGAGATTAAAGTTCCAAATGAAAAG GTTGGTTTAATAATTGGTAGAGGTGGGGAGACAATCAAAGGTCTGCAGACCAGATCAGGGGCACGCATTCAGGTA TTGATACCTCAACATCTTCCCGAAGGAGATGGTTCCAAAGAGAGGATAGTGCGAGTTACTGGTGATATGAGGCAAATTGAGATTGCTCAAGAAATGATAAAGGAGGTTTTGAGTCAG ACTGTGAGGCCGTCAACTCTCTCTGGTGGGTTTAACCAGCAGGCTTATCGACCTCGTGTGCCTACGGGTCCTCCTCAATGGGGTCCACGGGGTTCTCACCCTTCTCAACCTATGGCATATGACTATCCACAGCGAGGACCTTATCCATCTCAAAATCCCCATTATCCACACCTGCCATATGGTAATTATCCTCCACAACAAATGGCTCCAAGAAGTAATTACGGTGGTCCTCCCAATATGCAGGGTGCTGCCGGTGGTTATGATTACTATGGTGGGCAAGGAGGTCATGTATCTGATCGACCGGTCTCTGTCTCACATTCAACTTCCATTCCTGGGCATCCTTCAGTCCCTGCACAAGCCCCTGCTGGGGGTCCACCTCCCTCCCAGGCAAATTATAACTACGGACAGCCACATACTTCAGAGTATGGGCATCAACAACCTTATGCCCACGCAGCTCCTCAGCAGGGCTATGGACATGGATATGATGACAATCATGCTCCGGTACAGCATCCCTATGGAGGGCACAGCAATTCTCAGCCTGTTTACTCGCAGGGTGGGTTGCAATCTGGTTATCATCAACATCAGTATGGGAAACCACCATATGGGATGCCAGCACAAGGAACACAGCCCCAATCTTATGGTCCCCCTAGGCCTGGTCAACCAGGGGACATACCACCTTACCAAAGCCAAGTTCCATCAGCTCAATCATATGGCCCTAATGTACCACATCAACAGCAATACCCTTATGCAACAAGTGGACCCACGCAGCAAACATATCCTTCATATGGGTCAGCACCGGCTCCTGACAGCTATAATCAGCCTCCAGCATCTGCTCCGGGGTATCCTCAACAAGCTGGTCAGGCAGTTCCTAATTATCCTCAGCCTGGTGGTCAACAGGCCCCTAGTTATGGGCAGGTAGCGCCTACTGCCGGGTATGGACAGTACACAAATACTCAGCAAGCTTATCCCGAACAGCCTGCAACTAGTAATGCAGGTTATGGATATCAAGGGACACAAGATCCTAGTTATGGAAGTAGTGCTCCTGGGTCAGCATATGCTGCACCAACTGGGCAGCCAGGTTATGCTCAACCTGCAGCAACTCAACCAAGCTATGATCAGTCTGCATCGCAGTCAACTGCATATGGAGTAGCTCAAGGAACTGCAGCAGCTGGTTATGGGAAAACTGTCTCACCTCAGCCTGGTTATCCTCAATATGATTCAACCCAGATGTATGCTGCACCTCGttga